The following nucleotide sequence is from Anguilla rostrata isolate EN2019 chromosome 3, ASM1855537v3, whole genome shotgun sequence.
CCCCGGTGGGTGGCTTGCCAAACTCATTCGACGGTGGGATAATTTAATCGCCGATGTCATGGCGAGAGATGAGGAAGCTGAGGAAACTGCTTCTTTAGTTTAATTATTGGGCTCCGCCTGCTTTTTGAaggcaagaaaaacaaactaatGCTGTGCCGTTATCAGGCCTGCTTTCATACAAAAAGCACTACTAGCAGCAAAGCCCATAGCGACTTTTAAGCATCAACCAAAACACTTACACTCAGCTGttacaacataaataaaagccAGAATATTTAATCAGTTTGGATCATATTTACTGAAAGAGAGCATAACATTTACAGTGCATTAGTCTAATGTAAAAAGCAGGCCATTTTAGCCAAAACCTGTATCTGTGCTAAGTATATATTCAGCGAGCTACACTCCCCGCTCACTCTAGGGACCGTATTTACCAGTCTCGGCGTTAATGGTCTCAAAAGACAATAGAGGCATTGTGGTTATTGGACTGTACAGCGCATCGGCCATGAGGACGCCTCCCATGGACACAGATTCCATTCTTTACGCTGTGCCTCTGGGCCCCACAGAACAAACCCGATGAGTTTCCCCggctggtgccccccccccggctggaTTAGCCCGGTGAATCGCGGCCGAATCCGTCCGCACCGCGAGAGTAAAACAGCGCCGCAATACCGCTGACAGTAAAACCGACCGAACTCAGCGGACGCTGCTGCATGTCCCCGCAAACCCTCTCACGGGCCTCCGTAAAAGCGGACTATCGCTTCATAATACGACCCCCTAATTACATTAGCTTGCAGTATACAGAGACTATTAAGAGGCACAGGACTGCACCGGTCAGGGCCAGATTTATGCTACGGATACAATTGTCCTGTTTTTATTCACAGCTGCACTGGTGTTTATTGTCTTGTGACATCAGCAATTCCATATTGTAAAACTGGTTGTTTTGAGCCTGGAAGCTGATTGGCTAAGACCACGTTCTAAAGTGATTGTAAATCCGATGCAGAAACAGCTATTCAAACAGCCTGTTTGTAAACAGCGTTACTCCGCCCACAAAccgttatattttttttatatatatatacaaaatcaGTCATATTGCATCATCAATTACTTAATATGTTATAACCAATATTAATCAATTATTATCAATTAGTATGATATTAATCAATTAATATGTtgtaatttgctttatttaaaaaaaagaaattcaagcAATACGGCACTTGAGGCTGTGCTGTATCCTGAATAGTACAAGAGACCTCTGAGTTTTAGTACAAGATTCTAAGTTTCACAGACCTCTGAGTGCTGCATTAGGGAACAAGTCCCAAGACCTACAAGTACCAACCCAGATAACAAGTCTGAAGGCCTCTGAGTTTCTCATAATCTAAAAACAAGTCCCAAACCCCTTAGATAAAGCCAGACGGGGGTGCTGGCACCAGGCATGGTGAGATACAGGCATGGTGTTGCCCAAGACCAAAAAGCATCAAGTTATCTTTGGGCTTCTCATGTTTCTATAGCACCTTTCCCCACTAATATTTCCAAAACCTTACAGTTACAAGTTTTGAAAATGAACGGAGACAGACTAAATAGTTTTTGTCTTCGTGCAACAAAATCCAATATACCAAAATCCTTCTAACTGTATTGATTCCATAGTGTTCATGAACATCAGGGTGAGAAGCAGTAGGAAAAAAGGACATAAATATTGCATaccattaatattttaagtagGGAGATGGGCTACGTTTCTCATTTAGACCCTTGCGATTTACTGTGTCCAAAATATAAAGCTCTTATTTTTGTGTTCGTGTTCAAATCGTAAATGTTTGAATGATGTTAAGTGACCCAGTGCACACTTGATTAAAAAGAGTCTTGCACAACATTAGTTAGCAAGTGAGacctaatgttagctagcaaacctttctttttttaccagaatatatttgttacatttttcatatacaacacagaacaaaacagcacagacatgacatgacaaataaaatgaataggtaagaataaaaaaaataaaaatagaaataaacgATAGTGGGCATTATATCCGTCTCCAGCCCtcagcaaacattttttaaaaggagagcagacagtccaCCCTCCTTAAGGTTTCTAAATATTCAGACAGGGGCAAAGCAGAGAAGGTCACAAATAGAGGTCGGATCACGGTGCAGATGGTGGGAACTCACACACAAATTcgctctggaatgtgggaccaaatgttatctgttacaGTAAGAGTTAATATACACTGTTAGAGTCTGAATTAACCCTGGGAATTTCACTGTGTATGGACGGCACCCCATGGTCTCTCAGTGACagcaaatattaaattatatattattaaatcattttagcACCACtctgtttcttgtttgtttgcctgGATAGGTTGTCTTCGCTGTTTCTATGACGGATTTGTGACAATATTTGCAAGGGGCCCCGTAGCTCATGCTTATTTGGCAGCTAAttagctgggtttttaaaatgtattattattttaaaataaataataaacaatcaGTTGCATTCACAATTTAATggttgataaaaaataaaagaacttaattaaatgtgaattaCAATCAGTGCAGTCGCAAGGTTATCATGCTCGCTTGTGCAACTAGTATCTAAAACTACATCTGCTACAAACATTACTATTATGACAATGCTCAACTctgtttttaatgtgattttaattGTTTCTAATCAAAGCCACGATCATTcattaatagaaaataaataaataaattggacCACTATGATTAACactaaaataattatgcagGACAAAAACATCCCCCAACACACGTAACAATTGAAACTTTCCCTTTGTGTTCTTGGACATTAATGAAATCCCTTAGTAAGAACAAACCTTCCCTTGATCTGAAAAACTTTACAGAGTTTGCACAATAATTTAACAGTGTGCTGGGAACATTCTGACGTTTAACAAAAGGTATGCTTATGTTACCACAGGCAAAACGAGCAAACTGTGTCAGTAACGTATGGAGGACCGCCATTGTTACAGTTTGTTTGGCCCCGTTCAGCAAAAATACGTTCTGCTAAGTCAACAGTCCCCAACCATTTGAATAACAACACAAGACGGgaccacgttttttttttgttttcgcgTTTCCTATATAAATGATGGGCATGCCGCCACTTGGACGTGCCAGCTGAACGACCGAAAGACCTCCAAAATGGGCAAGGTAAGATTACAAAAttaacccccctctctctctctctctcttactcaccctctctctgtctcttgtgcgctctctctgtctctctctctcacaccttctctctgtctctgtctctctctctcaccttctctctgtctctgtctctcttgctctctctctctcaccctctctctgtctctcttgctcgctctctctctctctctctctctctctcaccctctctctgtctctagcgctctctctctctctttctctctcgctctctctctctctatatatatatacatataaaatccATGAGCATTCTACCACAAAAACTTAAACATCACTGGCTGCACACCACCAGTCGGATTATTCATCAGTCTGGTAATGTCTGTATTTCAAACACAGGCTACACTACACAATTTAGTAATGTctgcatttcacatttatgAATTACGAGTCATATTCTCCACTCCCCCTGCAGATCATCTTCTACGAGGACCGGAACTTTGGCGGCCGCCACTATGAGTGCATGAGCGACTGCGCCGACCTCAGCTCGTACTTCAGCCGCTGCAACTCCATCCGCGTGGAGAGCGGCTGCTTCATGATCTACGAGCGCCCCAACTACTCGGGCCACCAGTACTTCCTGAGCCGCGGGGAGTACCCCGACTACCAGCGCATGATGGGCATGGGCATGACGGGAGACATGATCAGGTCCTGCCGCATGATCCCCAGTGTAAGAGAGCCAGAATCAGAAGCATTGCCCACGCAACCACGCTCACATACATGTagataaaggggaaaaaatgattatgCATTAAGTTCAAGCAATTTTATCTATTGAAAGCACATGGTTGAGGTATTTGCCTTTATAGTTCCTTTATATCAATTTCCTTATACCAGTATGTCTTAGCTTGGTCTTATATATAACAGAAGCATTACAATTTTCCGCTGTAATAATTATGCACTTCTACTTACCAGGAGGGCCTGAATTCAAAAGATTTACCGTACTCAAATAGACAAATCTAGACTAGAAGACTAGAAAAATCTTGCCAGTTCTAATGTCAAGTATTAGTTTAATAAGCTTGGTTAGTTGAATTAGTTTTACATGCAGTGAAATTTGATTAAAACCTAAACAGACTTTGCATGGTTAAATACTTTTTCAGTACCGCGGATCCTACCGGATGAGGATCTACGAGAGGGAGAACTTCGGAGGTCAGATGCACGAGCTGATGGACGACTGCGAGTCATTCCAGGACCGCTACCGCATGTCCGACTGCCAGTCCTGCCACGTGATGGACGGCCACTGGCTCATGTACGAGCAGCCCCACTTCAGAGGCAGGATGATGTACATGAGGCCTGGGGAGTACAGGAGCTTCAGAGATATGGGCTACAGCAACACGAGATTCATGTCCATGAAGCGCATCGTGGATTCCTGTTAAATGATTTTAgagcacatttttttacatgtgaaactgtaaaataaagagtaaatttaattaatgtctttcgtattgttttttaaaaatgaaacctgtTCAGGGCTGAGTTAATTTAAGCATTACATAGGTCGGGGTTTTGCTTGACTAAGGAGAAATAACTATATAAACAAATGGCTGCAATCTCACTGCCGCAGTTGACGTCTGTATACTGAATAAAGAGTAGCTCGGGCAGTAATACTTTGAGACTCATTGGTGCGACATAAAGCCACtaaatgtaaacagaaaacatcacagagacttgccATTACTCAGCAGAACAAACCTGGGACACCAGTGGGAAGAGCTACAGTAGAGCAAAGACACCAGACAGCGGTGGGACCTAAACATGAACGGACCTAAAACTGGCCCTTGGGGGATCTCTGCATACTTACAATATGTTCCAGCTGGGCAAATGTCCCCGAATCAATCAATAACTGAGTCCTTTTCACCTAATTCAGTTTCTCACCCTAAATTGTTAACAGTTTTAAGAAGACATTTTGTGTCACTAgtggcaaaatgaaaacagggtCTTGGTGAAAGTCCAGAAGTAACCAGAATtgcactctcagaagaaagggttaCAAAtcgctcctctgtgtctccatagagggACCCTAATTTTGTTCAACAGTTCGCTTTGACAGGCAAAATGGATAcatctgggagctttcacacttttgaCACATACAACAGAGGGTTctataaagaactaaaaagggttCCCTTACGGGGACAAGAACCCAAAGAAgaacccttttttttctgagagtccGGCAACCAAGCAAGTGAAAGCACAGTGACCCTCTAGAAATAATAACATGGAATGCGCTTTTGCACCAAGCAAAGACAACTGGACACTTTAATCATACCACAGGGTGCCTTACATCAGAAAGGGGGCCCAGAAAGCCCAAGCTATATCGGGAAGGTTTTAGTAAATGTGGAATGAGATTTCGGATGACAGGTGGGCCATGAACTGTAATTGCTTGGTCATGGATCATGCCTACCAGCAAAGGGTTTGCTTTCCTTGAGATTAAGTATCTAAAGAACACCAAGGCAtatggtggccattttgttttgcaaagcagccttttattttgacagctcAGTGGAGCATAATGTTTATAATGTTTCCATACCAACTGTAACATGATAGACTggtcctaaccctaaccaaccctaacTAAATTACTATTATAGAGTGGAGCTGCAATTGATCTTGACCTTGATTTTGTGCTTTCAAGAAAATGAATGTCGATGCTAAGGTActaaatattaataaagatacacacaagaacaacaaaatgcaaagcTATGAATATGTTCAGCATATAAAGACAGCCCATCTTATGGTAAATTGATTGGTTAAAACCTGGCAAACcttccagggtgtattcctgcctcttgcccaatgaatgctgggatgAGCTCCAGCACATATTGTGACCCTAACCAGGAATAAGgggttatagataatggatgaatggataatGGAAAAGACAGCTAGCAGccctattattattttataggaTTTTCTCATatatcctttttaaaatgagtacAGTATGGTTAACTGGCCACCTCcgtcaacagctagagatcttgtttaactgctaattagtaaagTGTGCCAAATTCAGGTTGAAATGAGTGGTAGATGGATtgaagatctccaggaacagggttgcgTAGCCCTTGTCTGGCCCGTTCATTGTATAGTAACAACAGTAATATTTCAGTAGCAGTTGTGgaatttgtgtttctgttgagTCTTTGTAAACTCAAAGGTCTTTGTGTTTGAACAGTGTGAGTGAAGTAGTGATTCATAAAAAAACTAATCAGAcatatgtcatttatttaatgtatgaggaacaataacataaaatattacCTCCTACAATACATAAAAGTAGTAGAATTCTAATACAATTTTCCttaaattaaatgagaaaacataataaataaaatgaagtagGCATTATTTAATGTCCCGATTTTGCCCCctattaataatcataattaacAATTTACACAATGCGCCTCATTGAGCCGATCCTGGAGCTCATGGATCCCCAGTCGCTGTATCTCCTGTACTCCCCGGGCCTCAACAGGTACTGGCGCCCCCTGTAGTTGGGATGCTCGTAGAACAGCCAGTAGCCGTCCATCACGTTGCAGGAGTGAATGTCGTTGTAATGGAAGCGGTCGTACAGGGAAGGGCAGTCCTCCGTGAACTCCATCATCTGACCGCCAAAGTCCGAGCGCTCGTAGATCCTCATTCTGTGAGTCCCTTGGTACTgtgggaaaagggggggaggaggagataTTGTGCATGAAATCATAGGATTCCTCTTCTAGCACCTGGATTTTCGACAGCGTTTCTTGATagtactgtagggggtccctgggtagacttgatatgcaatgactacatatagatttgggaaaatatttcaaaatattaaacctttttctttttttgaatatataaccctttttaacttttaatggGGTCACCCTGGATGCCTAGGGTGGGGACCCCTGACATAGAAAAGGCTGAGAACCTCTGCTCTAAAATCCTCAATGACCTAGAaggctattggtccaaataaaGTTTTGATTTGCCAAAGTCTTTTTAACTGAAGGCCATGTTAGGATGGGAAGTCAGTTCATGTTTATAGATTGTAATATCATTTGAGAATGTGTACGTAATTTAAATTTCTGCTAGACTCAGGCTGTAAGGTACTGTAACTGCCCATATGTGTTCATATGGCCTCCTAAGACCCACAGGTAATTTTCTTCCCATGTAGGGgtcatgagtctctggtcttaatctcaagaaccatacaCTCTACTACATAGAAACCTGCTGTTCTGTTTGGaggacataaaaataaacaatattttgacTGTAACATGATTTTGTCGTCCTAGACacttgaattatatttttttaaattaaatacctaactttttttttcttctgggcGTCAAGAGGATATTCACTTTTTATATGCtcaataatgaattaaaaaaataaccaaataatatataataatgcatttttttctaaagtatatatatacatatatatatatatatatacacatatatatatgtatataaaataaaagtaataacgGACGCATACCTGGGGAATCATGCGACAGGACCGGACGCAGTCGTTGAACCCCATCCAGCGCTGGTAGTCGGGGTACTCTCCCTTCATCAGGAAGTACTGGTAGCCCATGTAGCTGGGACGCTCGTACACCATCCAGCTCCCGCTGTCGACCCGGATGGAGTTGCAGCGGCTGAAGTGGGAGTGGAGGTCGGCGCAGTCGCTGCCGCACTCGTACGAGCGCCCCTGGAAGTTCCTGTCCTCGTAGAAGATGATCTGAAAACGGATCGAGTTTTGGTTGTTGACTCGTGAAGCTGTTCTGTCAGGCTCACGGGGGACACACTTCTCCCCCGGAAACAGAACGCACAGTTTCAAAAAACGAACGGCGACCGGCGGCCCGGACGAAAGACCGAAAGGCCTCACCGTTTTCGGTTAAACAGCCTACGGAAATACGCGGAGGCGCAAAAGATGCACAGCAAAACAACCAGCCTTACCTTTCCCATTGTGTCGGCTAGATTTTGGTCACACTGCAACAGCGGTGGAGGACAGCCGGTGCTTTTTATACCCCACGGGAGGGTCCACATTGTCACGCAAATCAATCAACTTCACATGTCAgctcttttttctttgaaagcCACGCACTGCTGCCAAATGACAAAAGATGTGAGTTCCTGGCCAGGCTCTCCTATAAAGGCTGCTAACAATGCTGCTACGTGttgggcctgtgtgtgggtgtggatttTTGTGGGCAAAATCATGGAAAGGCTTCAGCACTTTAATGTAGAAACAgtttaaatatgtgtattttgtaaTGATTAAGTTAATTAacagtcactttttttttcagaattaacAAAGGAACCATCATGTGTCATGCCACTTTTTCATTACCATGACAGCTAAACATAAACGTAATGTTTGCACATTTAGTACTGCTATGATCACGATTTTGCATGTATATTCAAGGTCTGCAATTCCAACAAAtccaaacattttcattggggggggggggggcgaagtaGTCAGGATGATTCCATGGTCCCTGACTGACAGAGGCCATCAAACAATGTGTGTTCttaactagctaacattattTAGTTAGTGTGCTAAGTGGCAAATGTTCCAATTGCTAGCtgattaatgaatgaaaagctAAGCAAACCCTCTAGTGCTGGATAAAAATTACGATGCTTTAATTTGCTAGTTGCTAGTTAACTAGCTTTTAGTCAGCATGCCAGCATTTAGTGATGGGcgaaaatgaacaaacaaatctttttgaaCGACTCTTTTTAGTGTTCGGTATGTATCGGGTCAGCCTGTCAAACGTCCAAGTGCTCATGAATAGGCCTCTCCCTGCATTTTTCCACTGCTGCCTGCTACAGTAGGTGCAGCGCTCAAAGCATAGCAAGCGGAACAACCAATGAATGAGCGAGATCAATTGAACCGTTCTCTCTAACTATAGGACGTCAATGGGACAACCTGAGTGAGATCGAATTAATCATTATCTCGAACTATAGGACGTCAATGATTGAGCGAGTTGAATCGGACTTGACTCAAGACAGACATCCTGCACTCACGGAACGAGATGGAATGAACCGTTCTCTCAAACTAGAACGTCTGCTACTTGCCCCTCAAAATGAATTACAAACCGTTGGTCTGTCACATTTCTGTAACATCGTATTGAGCTTACATAGCCTACCTACATACAAGTAGGATGCAGaatcaatgtattaaaatgaatatattatcTTTATTAATGTAAACTTATACATGATGAATGGTAATCCATTGAAGAGAAGTTTGGTGGGGCGTGCAGCACTAGTTGTCGAACGTGCATGTACTATAACGGAGTGTCACGGAGAAACTGACGccattttttagaaaaagtatAAAAACTCGAGAGTTTcgatacatttacatatatcaACTCGAAGGAACCGAGACTGTGAAAAGAATCGGTCCGCCCACCACTACCAGCATTCCAGGAGACGCCATGAACGTAATTAATCAACCCTGCGAACCCTTACAGAAGCTAGGaataagtatttatttacttctgtgTATGTATTAGTGAGGAAAAGATATAACTAGCAAGCAACAGCTAGTTCTATCTCTCTATCCCTCGCTAGCTTGTTGCACTAGCCAGCAAGCTAGCTAGTGAGATATCTAGCTCATTCTAACGATCTATCTAGCAAGCAAGCCAGCTAGCAAGTGAGAGATAAATAGACCTAACTTGTATTTCGCTAGCTAATACATACGCAGAATTTATTTACTCCTGTATGTGACAGTGGACTGATGgagtgtaggctatatgtattcAGAATGGTGCAGGGaacattattcatatttaaagcCAAGTATCTAAGTAAAACACGGGGAGCAGCTCCCTGTTTACAGGAAATGAGACTGTGGCAACGACCCGGAAGTACATATGTGCTGTTTCGTTTCTTGGAGTTTTGCGAGGAAACACaaaagtatttaattttttttttttttacccatgaaggaacaggaacagggttggtttcCACTGGTGGTCGAGGCTACTGGTGTGATGTTAGATGCAGAAATTAACTAATGGGGAGTTCCATCAATGAAATTCACTATGAAATTTACTGTCTGCCAATGCCATAGTATTCGGAACAAGCAAGTGAAGGCATTGCTAATGTACAGCATGAACCGTGATATTTCTTCAAGTAAGGGCTgaccaatcctgttcctggagatcctgtaggttttcactccaaccctaatttggcataccTGATTCTAGTAATTAGCaactcaatgagatctctatctgttgaatgaggtgtgcttcatAAGGTTTTCACTCAAGGAGTGAAATCCTGTCAGATGGTAGCTCTCCAGTAACAGGGTTGGGCACCCCTGCAGCAAGCAAATTATTCTTAAACTATGAAAACTGCACTggtacattttctcttttcttgtcAAACTGTTTTCGAATGTCAGTAAATTATTGACAGTTGATTCCAGCTTTGCTGCTGTTGATAGGGTTCTCTTGATGTCAAGCTCTAAATATACTGGTAACGAGAAGATGATTTTGGTGTAATGGAATGAAGTAAaatttatgaacatttttttaaaggagactTTATTAAAAATCTACTGTTCAAACAGTAAATTAACAGGTATCCATGATGCGCCTCATGGACATGAATCTCATGTTGCTGTAGCCCATATCTCTGAAGCTCCTGTACTCCCCAGGCCTCAGGTACATCATCCTGCCTCTGAAGTGGGGCTGCTCGTACATGAGCCAGTGGCCATCCATCACGTTGCAGGACTGGCAGTCGGACATGCGGTAACGCTCCTGGAATGACTCGCAGTCGTCCATCAGCTCGTGCATCTGACCTCCGAAGTTCTCCCTCTCGTAGATCCTCATCCTGTAGGATCCtctgtgctgtaaaaaaaaaaaaaaaaaaaattcccatgaACATTAATATagtacacaaacataaacaaacaagctttaatataaatactgaaaatacaatacttaaaattaaaaaaactgtttgcacGTTACTATAGCCCAGGAAAGACAACTAATCAAAGGATACAAATGCTTTAATATTGCAGTTACCCAATCTTCCCCCAGTGTTGTTTAGAGTAAAATAAGGGAAAAATGATTAATGATCTGAAATTAGGTATCTGATAGGTACCAATTTAATAATTGAGGACACATGAACACTCGTCCCAAGGACAGGATCCGTTACCCagccttttcttttctgctgtTGTCACGGTGATAATGATTCTGCAATTTATTCTTTAGATGCCATCACCAGCTTTATCTCTTATTGGGCTCACAGATCACAGACAACTCATTGGCCAGGGGAACACCCCGCCATTTGAGACCTTCCAACTGCTTGTGTTTTCAGTTGGTTCACTTCAATAGTAGCACTACGCTTGTGTTAATTGCCAATTCTTCAAAGCTGCCCTCAACTATGTATATGCCATATATTAAGcagacattttttgttgctttagaaGTGCATCTGTCACATTAAGCACAGTGATGAATTAAGTATAAATAATTTAGCTAACTTGCTGTCCAATTTAAAATAAGCTATTTGCtagataatttaaaaagtgaatgtCATATATTCTCTTTGTAATACAGTCTTGGAGTTCTATGTTACATTGCTTAATAAATTTTCTGCaacttttcaatttaaaatacatagcTTAATATTAGATTGCGGCACCCAAACTCTGCTGGAAAATAGAGAAAGGTGAGATCGATGTTCTCTTTAGTTACCATGGGGATCATGCGGCAGGATCTGATGCAGTCGCTCATGCCCATGCGGGAGTAGTCCGAGTACTCGCCCCTCCTCACAAAGTACTGGTTCCCCATGTAGTTGGAGCGGTCGTAGACCATGAAGCAGCCGCTCTCCACCCTGCAGGAGTTGCAGCGGCTCAGGTAGGAGGTGAGCTCCGCGCAGTCGCTGCTGGTCTCATAGGAGCGGCCCTGGAAGTTCCTGTCCTCGTAGAAGATGATCTGCAAAACAGACAAGAACAGCTACTGTAATGACTggaaaaatctctctctctttctctctctatacaTATAACAATAAGATGTATGCTAAtcctatcatttaaaatgatgttttgtCAAAGCTAAAAATTCACCTGGTAACATTTGTACTTTTTGGTGTTTGAGAACTAGTATTTATGTGTTATGCATTACTGTGGACCATACTCTTCATTAAGAGTGCACATTGTACTATGTGTCTAAAAATCAGCCAATAGAATTAAAATACAAGAGTTTATATTACATGAGAGTTATATTCAATGAgagtttatattatatataaactaCAGAGTCCAAATGATTAAGATAACAAATGGCTTTGGcagcttggaaaaaaaaaaacacacatttgttttgcctTTCGTTTCATTAGAGTTTTTATAAAATGACACAAAGGTCCACTTACCTTGCCCATGGTCATGGTGAATGTCAATCGTTCTCAGAATTGCACAGGTCCCCTACGCCGACCTCCCGCCCCATTTATACCTGCTTTCACGTACAAAGAATCGGCGGCTCCATTGTGTAAAGCCCTGACTGGGCAACACGGCGCGGAGCGGGCGTCTGTACAGCGCGATTCAGCGCGGTCTCTAAAGGGTTATTATGCTCTGCTGGGGCATGCGTCAGCTGAGGCCCAGGGCCATATTGTTCTGCTGGaactgcagagaaagagaatgttCTGCGCCATGGGGCCATTTGAAGCTACGGTAATATAGTTCActaaacacacaaatgaataaatagatgaatgtatgaatgaatgaataaataaatttaaaaaaatttttatttaaaaatatgttgttcaataaagatgtcAAACTAGGCCTTCGTCTGT
It contains:
- the LOC135251825 gene encoding gamma-crystallin M1-like, producing MGKIIFYEDRNFGGRHYECMSDCADLSSYFSRCNSIRVESGCFMIYERPNYSGHQYFLSRGEYPDYQRMMGMGMTGDMIRSCRMIPSYRGSYRMRIYERENFGGQMHELMDDCESFQDRYRMSDCQSCHVMDGHWLMYEQPHFRGRMMYMRPGEYRSFRDMGYSNTRFMSMKRIVDSC
- the LOC135251818 gene encoding gamma-crystallin S-1-like; protein product: MWTLPWGIKSTGCPPPLLQCDQNLADTMGKIIFYEDRNFQGRSYECGSDCADLHSHFSRCNSIRVDSGSWMVYERPSYMGYQYFLMKGEYPDYQRWMGFNDCVRSCRMIPQYQGTHRMRIYERSDFGGQMMEFTEDCPSLYDRFHYNDIHSCNVMDGYWLFYEHPNYRGRQYLLRPGEYRRYSDWGSMSSRIGSMRRIV
- the LOC135251820 gene encoding gamma-crystallin M3-like isoform X1, with the protein product MTMGKIIFYEDRNFQGRSYETSSDCAELTSYLSRCNSCRVESGCFMVYDRSNYMGNQYFVRRGEYSDYSRMGMSDCIRSCRMIPMHRGSYRMRIYERENFGGQMHELMDDCESFQERYRMSDCQSCNVMDGHWLMYEQPHFRGRMMYLRPGEYRSFRDMGYSNMRFMSMRRIMDTC
- the LOC135251820 gene encoding gamma-crystallin M3-like isoform X2, which codes for MTMGKIIFYEDRNFQGRSYETSSDCAELTSYLSRCNSCRVESGCFMVYDRSNYMGNQYFVRRGEYSDYSRMGMSDCIRSCRMIPMHRGSYRMRIYERENFGGQMHELMDDCESFQERYRMSDCQSCNVMDGHWLMYEQPHFRGRMMYLRPGEYRSFRDMGYSNMRFMSMRRIMDTC